One window of the Candoia aspera isolate rCanAsp1 chromosome 16, rCanAsp1.hap2, whole genome shotgun sequence genome contains the following:
- the ZBTB34 gene encoding zinc finger and BTB domain-containing protein 34: protein MDSSSFIQFDVPEYSSSVLSQLNELRLQGKLCDIIVHIQGQPFRAHKAVLAASSPYFRDHSALNTMSGLSISVIKNPSVFEQLLSFCYTGRMSLQLKDVVSFLTAASFLQMQCVIDKCTQILESIHSKISIGEVDSVTIGAEDALENHNGIKDSGYFANPVEISPPYCSQGRQPASGNDLRMETTPTNALCGRLQEEGHSDRGSTGSVSEYEIQVEGDHDPGELMVREGQAAEVKVKMEKSDRPSCSDSSSLGDDGYHTEMVDGEQVVAVNVGSYGSVLQNAYPYSHGASQPANVPEPFGSLRNSSSSRSMLGSFRGRGRQKRVSASHVHGDVSSLMQGADAEPSAHHPGYESSPRERNSRGHWYAYSERLICIYCGKSFNQKGSLDRHMRLHMGITPFVCKYCGKKYTRKDQLEYHIRGHTDDKPFRCEVCGKCFPFQGTLNQHLRKNHPGVAEIRSRVESPERTDTYMEQRDEDASAPETLDYTMDVHTPD, encoded by the coding sequence ATGGACAGCAGCAGTTTCATCCAGTTTGACGTTCCTGAATACAGCAGCAGCGTCCTGAGCCAATTGAATGAGCTTCGCCTGCAGGGCAAACTTTGCGATATCATCGTGCACATTCAGGGCCAGCCCTTCAGAGCGCACAAAGCTGTCCTGGCCGCCAGTTCTCCCTACTTCCGAGATCATTCAGCATTAAACACCATGAGTGGCCTGTCAATATCAGTCATCAAAAACCCCAGCGTCTTTGAAcagctgctttctttttgttACACTGGAAGGATGTCTTTGCAGCTGAAGGATGTTGTCAGCTTTCTCACCGCGGCTAGTTTTCTGCAGATGCAGTGTGTCATCGACAAGTGCACGCAGATTCTTGAAAGCATTCATTCGAAGATCAGCATCGGCGAAGTCGACTCAGTCACCATCGGTGCCGAAGACGCTCTGGAGAACCACAACGGCATCAAGGACAGCGGCTATTTCGCCAACCCCGTTGAAATTTCTCCCCCCTATTGCTCTCAGGGGCGTCAGCCTGCTTCAGGGAACGACCTCAGAATGGAAACGACGCCAACCAACGCCCTGTGCGGCCGCCTGCAGGAAGAGGGGCACTCGGACCGTGGTAGCACTGGAAGCGTTTCAGAGTACGAGATTCAGGTTGAAGGCGACCATGATCCAGGGGAGTTGATGGTGAGAGAGGGCCAGGCTGCCGAGGTGAAAGTGAAAATGGAAAAATCTGATCGGCCAAGCTGTTCAGATAGTTCTTCGCTTGGGGATGATGGATACCATACCGAAATGGTGGATGGAGAACAAGTGGTGGCCGTTAATGTTGGTTCCTACGGCTCTGTCTTGCAGAATGCTTACCCGTATTCCCATGGCGCATCCCAGCCGGCTAATGTACCCGAGCCCTTTGGAAGCCTGAGAAACTCCAGCTCTTCGAGATCCATGCTGGGCTCCTTCAGAGGCCGTGGGCGTCAAAAGCGGGTCTCCGCGAGCCACGTGCATGGCGACGTTTCAAGCCTCATGCAAGGGGCCGACGCAGAGCCTTCCGCCCACCACCCAGGATATGAAAGTAGCCCACGGGAAAGGAATTCCAGAGGCCACTGGTATGCCTACAGTGAAAGGTTAATCTGTATCTACTGCGGGAAATCTTTCAACCAGAAGGGGAGCCTCGATCGGCACATGCGGTTGCACATGGGCATAACCCCCTTTGTGTGCAAGTATTGTGGGAAGAAATACACCCGCAAGGACCAACTCGAGTACCACATCCGTGGCCACACCGATGATAAGCCTTTCCGCTGCGAGGTCTGTGGGAAGTGTTTCCCTTTCCAGGGAACCTTAAACCAGCACCTGCGAAAGAATCACCCGGGTGTAGCAGAGATAAGAAGCCGAGTGGAGTCTCCCGAGAGAACAGACACCTATATGGAACAGAGAGATGAGGACGCTTCAGCTCCTGAAACGCTGGATTACACCATGGACGTGCACacccctgattaa